In Molothrus aeneus isolate 106 chromosome 31, BPBGC_Maene_1.0, whole genome shotgun sequence, the genomic stretch CAACGAGTGTAAATTTATGAGCTTTGTAAAAATGGATAAAAAGcataaatagaataaaaacaGGTCTGAAGCCTCCTGAAAATGGAGAGCGTTTCTTGGTGTTGTCTCCATCTCAACTAcgacagggatttggggatttgggaatttggggacttggggaagaggttttacagGGATTTCTGTGAGTCAGAGAGAAGTTTGAGAAGAGGATGCACGCCACGAGGTGGCAGCAGGACTGGCAGGAACCacagaaaagtaaaacaaatttaaaaacccaaaagaaacccccaaaaaagcaCCGAAAGAACTCCCTTCTTTTAGTTTTTAGGGAATCTCATAAGAGCAAACTCGGAAAATGAGGGTGAACCTGGAAAAATAAGGATGGTCTGGGAAAAATCAGGATGAAATAGGAAAATGATAAGGAAAGAaatgaggagaaataaaaaatgagagtGAATTTGGAAAATATGAGGACGGCGCTGGAAAAATAGGGGTGAATATGGAAAAATCAGGATAAAAGTAGGAAAATCAGGGATGAACCTGGAAAAATCAGGATGAAATTAGgaaaagaataaggaaaaaaatgaggagaaattAAACGGTCCCGTGTCCCTCATGCACATCTGGCCACGCCCCCACACCTCAGTCTCCGCCTGGTTATCCATATAAGGATAAAGAGGGCGTGGTTTTGCGTGTATGGGCGGGGCATACACCGCCTGCGGTGATTGGGCGGGTTGAGTCACGTGGCGCAGCTGCGGCGGTGTCACGTGACGGCGGGAGCGGTGAGGGCCGTGAGGGAACCGGGAAGGATCGGAGGTACCGGGAGGGAACCGAAGGCTTTGGGGACTTTGGCAGCACCTGCTGGTCCCGAGGGGTGCCCTGTGGGAGGATCGCGGGGTACCCGCGGGGGAcaggggggctctgaggggggGTCAGGGCCTTCCCGAGAGCTCCGGGCCTGAAAGGTCCCCGGGACACCCCCGTGCGCCCCCTCCGCCGTACCCGGAGCAAGGGCTGGTCCGGCAGGGCTCCCTCAGACTCGCCGGCCCCAGCACCCCGGTATTCCCTATTCCACTCCCCCCAGCCCCCAATTATTCCCCATTTCCCTACTTTGTTCCCCTTCCTCCGCCCCCAGCTCCCCCTTATTCCCCGTCCcgccacccccagcacccccttaTTCCCCATTCCACCCCCCAAGCCCCCCTTGTTCCCTATTCCGACGCCCCCAATAACCCGGCAGAGCCTCCCCAAGCCCCCCATCCGTGTTTCCCCCCTCCTGAGACCCTCGATCCTCATCCCTGTCTCCCCCCACCACCACCCTCTCTCCCTCCAgcctccccaaaaatcctcaaaccCCTCCGGTGCCAGGTGGGGACCGGGGGGGTTTCTCCCCCTGCACCCCCCAATTCTCCCctctctcttgcagcccttCCCCGATGCGGGGTCCCCTCCTTGCGGCCGCGGGCGCTGCCATGGGCGGCACGGGCGGTCCCCTGGCCCGCACCATCCGTGCCAAGCTGACCGCAGCCCTCCAGCCCACCCACCTGGAGGTTCGGGACGACTCCCCCCGCCACGGGGGCCCCCCCGGTGCCGAGACTCATTTCGGGGTGCTGGTGGTGAGCGGGCTCTTCGCGGGGCTGTCGCCGCTGCAGCGGCACCGCCTGGTGCACGAGGCGCTGCGGGCCGAGCTGGCCGGGCCCCTGCACGCCCTGCAGGTCACCGCCCGCACCCCCGAGCAGTGGCAGAGcgacccccagaacccccccgCGCCCCCTTGCCTGGGGGGCTCCAAGAGGGAGAAGAGACGCGGCGccggcgaggaggaggaggaggaggaggcggcggggAAGCAGTGAAGGCTctgggagagccccgggagcggcGTGAGGCTGCCGGGACTCCCCCCAGGAACAACAGGACCCTCCCAGGGACAACGTGAGGCTCATGAGACGCCCCTAAAAACTGTGTGGAGCTCACGGGACCCCCCCCAGGAACATCAGGACCCCCTCAGGAACAACGTGGGGCTGCCAagaaccccccccaaaaactgTGGAGCTCACGGGTCGCCCCCAGGAACAACAGGGGgctcctgggacccccccaggaACACCAGGACCCCTCCAGGAACAACAGGGGGCTCCTGGGACCCCTCCAGGAACACCAGGACCCCTCCAGGAACAACAGGGGGCTCCTGGACCCCCACCCTGGTTTCAGCGTTGGGAGGGGGCAGAAATAATTGGGGTGACCCCCCCCGTGATGCTCTGCCCCAACCCAGCAcccacccctccctgctcccacccaccctgtgggggatttttggggtgtccctccCATTTAAACtgaattcattcattcattaatttaaataaaactgttCTGTGGGCAGTGGAGAAtcctcatcctttttttttttttttgggggggggtggtTGGTGGTAActattttgtgcttttttttttttcttttttctttttttgggatgttgtttgtttttgttttgttggtttgttttttttttccattttaattaatttacaaACACCTGAAACTACAGCACGGCACGACAGAGCTACaggggggggccgggggggccccCCAAGGACCAGCTACACCAAGGAGGGGACAAAGCACACGGGGGGGGCTGCTTGGAATGggggggctgccctggggctgggggggccccccagctctgcccaacCCTATGGGAAAGGGGCAGAGCATGagggaccccccccaaaccccaaattttgaggggacacagcactggGACCCCCCCTGAACCCCGATTTGAGCACTGGGGACCCCTTGtacccccatttttttttttttgggggggggtttagGGGCTGTTTGTGCTTTGCAAACCgctggtggttttggggtggggggaggaaaaaggaatagGGGATTATTAATAGGGGATGTGGGGGGGActtggggtgcagggaggaggaaaagggggtgcagggagccCCCCCCTGACCCACACCATCCTCCCTCAAATGGggaaaatcctttaaaaatcagttaaaaATCCCTAACTggcagttttgggggtccccCACTGCTGCACCCCAAATGAGACCatggggggggaggggctgtgcttTGCACCCTGAAAATTgggggggcaccccaaaattgGGGCATCCTGGGGGTGTGGGAGCATGTGCTTTAAAGTGGGGGGGGCACCCTAAAATTGTCAAGGGGGTCCAAAGGGAGCTGCACCCCCCAAAGGGAGCTGCACCCCAATATTTTCTGCTCCCCCTCCCACCTCGAGGCACCCCAAGGGCTctcaaaccccccccccccccaaaatctgtgggggtttgggggttccctgctggggatggggaaactgaggcacagggggCTCccactgcttcctcctccttggCTCAGCAAGGATTTGGGGGTGCACagagatttgggggggggggggttcagaGGGTCGGGGCCCCCCCTCTAAATCCTGTCCCCTAAAGCCCCCCAGGAATGAGCAGCAACTCACACAGGGGGTGACACCGAGAAAAGAAACTGGGGAGGCTCTGAGGGGGAGAATTGGGGGTcaggggggaattttggggggggggggatgtcagggaggttttgggggtacagagggaattttttttggggggggtggtTGGGTCCAAGTGCAAATGAAAAAGATCCCAAATGCTCCAAGAAGACGTTTCACAGTGTCTAACGCAGAACTAACCCCGGGGGCACGAGGAGatgaagggggggggggaatgctggattttggggggtaccccagggaaaggggagggtGGGGGTCCCTCTCCCCCGGCCCCCCATCACTGCAGGACCTGCCCCCTCGTCTCGGGCAGTTTGAGGGCCAGGGAGCTGCCGagggccagagcagctgaggcaaaGAGGATGGGCACGGCCTTGGTGATGCCCACGAAGGAGGTGAAGATGCTGATGCCCAGCACGGCTGCCAGCTTGCACAGGGCGTTCAGGAAGCCAAAGGCCGTCGTcctggggaggatgaggagggttgGGGTTGGTGGGGGCACCCCCCGGGGGTAGGGGTGGGTGCTCAGGCTCAGGGGGTACCTGCAGAGGGCAGGTGGTACCGCGGAATTGGCACCTGGAGGGTTGAAATGGGCACCTGGGCACTCCAAAATGGGCACCCAGCACCCCAAAGTGGGAACTCCAGACCCTGAAAGGGGCACCCAGCACCCCAAAGTGGGAACTCCAAACCCTGAAATGGGCACCCAACACCCCAAAATGGGAAT encodes the following:
- the BOLA1 gene encoding bolA-like protein 1 — its product is MRGPLLAAAGAAMGGTGGPLARTIRAKLTAALQPTHLEVRDDSPRHGGPPGAETHFGVLVVSGLFAGLSPLQRHRLVHEALRAELAGPLHALQVTARTPEQWQSDPQNPPAPPCLGGSKREKRRGAGEEEEEEEAAGKQ